A region of the Corynebacterium renale genome:
GCGTGCGGTGCCCGTCGTGAAGCTGGAGCCGTAAGTCTGCTGCGGGGGTGATGTCTTTTCTTACATAGGTTTTCGCAGTACACTGCGAGACGTGATCGAGAAGGCTTCGCTTGAAGAGCGGGATCCAGGGGAAGAGTGTGGCGTATTTGGGGTCTGGGCCCCGGGGGAGGACGTCGCTAAATTAACGTACTTTGGGCTTTTTGCCCTCCAGCATCGTGGACAAGAAGGCGCTGGTATTGGCGTGGGCAACGGTGACCGGATTGTTGTGTATAAGGATGAAGGGCTGGTCTCCCAAGTTTTTGACGAGGCCCTCCTCAACGCCTTCGACGGTGACATCGCGGTCGGCCATACCCGTTACACCACCGCCGGCCCGGGTGATTGGGGAAATATTCAGCCCATTTTCACCACGGCTGTCAACGGCACCGATATTGCGGTGGGCCACAACGGAAACCTGGTCAACGTGAACCACATGCGCAGCCTGGTGGATGCCCCCGAAGAGGGCTCCGACACCACGGTTCTCACGCATCTTCTAGCCTCCCGGATGGAGGGGGAGAAGACACTTGGCGACGCCGCCAAGGAAGTCCTTCCCGAAATCCGCGGGGCTTTTTGCCTGGTTATGACCGACGGCAACACCCTGTACGCCGCCCGCGATACCGCAGGCGTGCGCCCGCTCGCCCTGGGCCGCCTGGAGCGGGGCTGGGTTGTCGCGTCCGAGACGTGCGCGCTCGACTTGGTCGGTGCTTCGTACGTGCGCGACATTGAGCCCGGCGAGATTGTGACTATCGACGCCTCCGGTGTCCGCTCCGAAATCTTTGGCAAGCCAAAGCGTGCCGCCTGTGTCTTCGAGCATGTTTACCTGGCCCGCCCGGACTCCGTGGTCGATGGCCGTTCTGTGCAGGCTGCCCGCATCGCAATCGGGCGTGCCTTGGCTCGCGAGCATCCCGCTGAAGCAGACATGGTCATGCCCGTGCCCGAGTCCGGAAACCCGGCGGCTGTTGGTTACGCCCAGGAATCCGGGATTCCGTTTGGCCATGGCGTTGTGAAGAATACGTACGTGGGACGAACCTTCATCCAACCGACGCAGAGCCTGCGTCAACAGGGCATTCGCCTGAAGTTGAACCCGCTGCGCCACCAGATTGAAGGCAAGCGTCTGGTGGTCGTGGACGATTCCATCGTGCGTGGCAACACGCAGCGTGCCCTGATCCGTATGCTGCGCGAGGCCGGCGCGGCCGAGGTCCACGTGCGCATCGCCTCCCCGCCAGTGAAGTGGCCGTGCTTCTACGGCGTGGACTTTGCCACCCCGGGCGAACTCATCGCGAACGTGGGCGATGCGTTCACTGAGGAAGAAGCAGTAGCCGCCATTTGTACGGGCATTGGCGCGGATTCGTTGGGCTTTGTCTCACACGAGGCGATGGTGGAATCCACCGAGCAGCCTGCCGAATCCTTGTGCACGGCCTGCTTCAGTGGCCACTACCCGCTGGGCCTGCCGGACAATAGTCCAAGCGCAGAGATTGTTGCCCGCCTCCAAGCTAATTAGTCTCCGGTACAAACCGTAACGTAAAGGAATAACAAGACAACCATGAGCGAAAATACTGCGTCGTACGCTGCAGCCGGTGTTGATATCGAAGCCGGTGACCAAGCCGTTGACCTGATTAAGCCCCTGGCTGCCGCAGCCACCCGCCCGGAGGTCCGTGGCGGTCTAGGCGGTTTTGCTGGCCTCTTTGCTTTGGGCAAGTACAAGGAACCCCTGCTGGCCGCAGGTTCCGACGGCGTGGGTACGAAGCTGGCCGTCGCGCAGGCCATGGACAAGCACGACACGATCGGTATCGACCTGGTCGCAATGTGCGTCGACGACCTCGTCGTGTGTGGCGCGGAACCGTTGTTCCTCCAGGACTACATCGCAGTGGGTAAGGTCGTGCCCGAGCACATCGCCCAGATCGTGTCCGGCATCGCTGAGGGCTGCAAGCAGGCAGGTGCCGCGCTTCTTGGCGGGGAAACCGCTGAGCACCCGGGTGTCATGGAGCCAGGCGACTATGACGTGTCCGCTACCGCGGTCGGCGTCGTAGAGGCCGACGAGCTACTTGGCCCCGACAAGGTCCGTCCCGGCGATGTCCTCATCGGCATGCGCGCCTCGGGCCTACACTCCAACGGCTACTCGCTGGCTCGCTATGTTCTTTTGGAGAAGGCTGGTTTGCCTCTCGACGGCCACGTGGAGGAACTGGGACGCACCCTCGGTGAGGAACTCCTCGAGCCGACCCGCATCTACGCCAAGGACTGCCTTGCACTCGCTGCCGAATGCGACATCTCCACCTTCTGCCATGTCACCGGTGGCGGTTTGGCCGGCAACTTGGCGCGCGTGATCCCGAACGGCCTGCAGGCCACGGTTAATCGTGGCGCGTGGACGCCACACCAGATCTTCCGCACCATCGAATCCGTGGGATCCGTCCCGCAGGAGGAGATGGAAAAGACCTTCAACATGGGTATTGGCATGGTGGCCGTCGTCGGGCATCAGGACCGTGACCGTGCGCTTGCGATGCTGGCTGCCCGCCACATCGATGCCGTGGAAATCGGCGCAGTCGAAGAAGCACCGGAGGGCGATAGCACGAAGGTTGTTATGCAGGGCTTCCACCCCGGCTACTAGGACGGTTAAAAAAGTCCACCTACTGCGTACAGTAGGTGGACTTTTTAAGTAATTAAAGACTATGCCTGGCGGGCGTTAGCCTCGCCTTCGTCGTCCCAGTCGTCGTACGCATCGTTGTAGTGAGCGTACTGTGCGTAGGGATCGTCATCGTATTCGTCATAGTCGTCGGAGTGGCTGGTCGGAGCCTTTCCGGCGAGCTCACGCTGCAGAGAATCCAAATCCATTTCCGGAGTGTGGTACTTCAAACGGCGTGCAACTTTGGTCTGTTTTGCCTTCGCGCGACCGCGACCCATGGCGATGACCCCCTTGAGGTTTGAGGATGTCCAGGGCATTCAGACATCCCATCGGCTGTACGTTCTTGTATATTCCTGCCACACACCATAGCCTGTTTTTCCAAACTTTGTTACTCCGACCCCCATAAAAAGCTATTTGTGCAGGTCGACGGAGTGAATCGGCGGGCGGGAACGGCGATGGTGGGAACGCCCCCACCATTTCCGGTCAAGGGCGCGGGGTGGTCCCGCGTAGCTTCGCGATCGCTTCACGCCCGGCCAACGACTGTTCGTCGCCGGCGATCGAATCCTTATCGACGGCCACGGCAACATTGCCCACCGCCAAACCTTCGGAGTCCAACGCGGAACGCTTCATCAGGGCTAGGGCGATGGGGCCGTAGTCGACGTCGTGAACCACTGTTCCGATACGCCCCACAGCACGTTTTGCGCCCGCGGCGGTGATGTCGCTTCCCGGCACGGTCTCGTCCGGTGCCGAACCGTCCAGGTGGAGGAGAACCAGCAGGCGTGGGGAGCGGCCTAGGTTTTCCACGCGGGCAACTGTCTCTTGGCCGCGGTAACAGCCCTTTTCCAGGTGGACCGCGCCGACGCGATCCGCGCGGCCAATCAAGTGTGGGACCTCATGGGGGATGGACTTGCCGTCAAGGTCGGCGCCCAGTTCTGGTTCCAGAGCTTTGACGCGTTCCGCGGTGTAGGCCATGAGCCCGGCCAGGGAGCACCCCGCGGCTTCCAGCGCGCGGACCGCGGCGCCAAGTTCGTCGCGGGGGACAAAGTAATCCCGGCGGGCTGGCCCGTTCCATTCGACTGCGCGGGAAAAGCCGGCTGGGAGTTCGGTCAGTTCTTCCGCGGATCCCAGTACCGTGAGGGTGCCCAAGTCCGTGGGGTCGATGTCGACCTTCGACCAGAAAACCATCTTCCGTAAGAAATCCAGCAGGGTTGCTGCCTGGGTTGCTGGTGTGTCGAGGTAGAAGGTGTCGTCGATAAGCGAAATGCGCATCTGGTGCAGGATATGTCCCTGGATATCCAAGTCGAGGGCGGCTGCGGTGTCGCCGGGGCGCAGCGTGTCTAACTTTTGGGAGAGCAGATTATTAAGGAACGTGGGCGCGTCCTCCCCGGTGATTGCCATGACCGCGCGGTGGGAACGATCCACGACGATCGGCCCGCGGTCGAGGGCCCGTTGCTCTTCTAAGGGGGCGCCATAATGCCAGGCCACGCCGCGGCAATCTAAGGGTGCTAGCTGCGGGGCTTCGGCTAGAGCGGTGACTGCGCCACGGCGTTGTAGAAGGGGGGATGAATAGTTTTCGGGGGTAGGGAAAGTCATGTTTTCAGTCACGCTTCGATATATACGCGGTTTTAGGGGCATAATCCAGGGTATGGCTTCTTTTGGTTCGCGCACCCCAGATCCTGTCATCATTATTGTTGAACCGTTTGGAGGTTCGACCCGGCAGCACAACCCCAACCTGCCGTTCATCTTTGGCGATGACGCCGCCGTTACCCGCGGCGATGGGATCTTCGAAACCCTGCTTGTGGCCGGCGGCCATGTTGCGAACTTCGACCGGCACTTCGCGCGCTTCACCAGCTCCGCCAAGCGCCTAGGGTTGCCGGCGCCCCAGCTCGAGTCGTGGAAGAAAGCCAGCGCAGAGGCTGTCGAAGCATGGCAGGCCACATTCCCCGGCATGAGCCCAGGCGACGTCCCACCGGCAAAGTGCGTGTGGACGTACAGTCGCGGGCGCGCTGCCACGGGGCTGCCCACCGCGTGGATCACCATCAACCCCATCGCCCCGGAAGTCCTTGAGCAGCGCGAATCGGGGATCGCCGTCATGACGGGGCCCCGTGGCATCGACCCCCAGGCTGATGCTTCCGTACCATGGGCGATGAGCAGCGCAAAGACCCTCAACTACGCCACCAATATGGCAGCTCTGCGGTACGCCAAATCACAAGGTTTTGATGATTTCATTTTCACCGATTCCAACCCCGATAATCCCCGCGTGCTGGAGGGAGCGACCTCGACCGTGGTCATCGCGAAGAAGAATGGGCGGCTGCGCACCCCGTCGACAGGGGCGGACGTCCTGAAGGGAACCACGCAGGCTGCGCTCTTTGAAGCCGCTCAGGAAGCTGGGTGGAAAGTCAAAGAAAAGACAATCTACTTAAGCGACCTCTACAACGCCGAGTCCGTGTGGTTGGTCTCATCAGTGCGCATGGGCGCGCGCGTCACCCGCCTCAACGACACCGTCTTGCCCGAACCGGACAACGCCGCCGAAATCCAGGAGCTGATCACGAAGGCGCTGCAGGCATAAAAAATGCTTCTCGACGCCCATCCGGATGGGCGTCGAGAAGCGAGAAAAGTTGCGGTGTTTTAGCCAACCACACGCGTGAGTTCGGCCGACATGCGTGGGTGCGAGGTGCCGTCAACGACGCGCTCATCAACCCAACCGAGGTGGTTATTCGGCATGAGGCCGTAAAGGCGCTTGCCCGGACCCAACGTTGCGGGGCCGGTCTCCGTGACCATGGTCGACGCTGCTTCGAGCTCCCAT
Encoded here:
- a CDS encoding DUF3073 domain-containing protein, which encodes MGRGRAKAKQTKVARRLKYHTPEMDLDSLQRELAGKAPTSHSDDYDEYDDDPYAQYAHYNDAYDDWDDEGEANARQA
- the purF gene encoding amidophosphoribosyltransferase encodes the protein MIEKASLEERDPGEECGVFGVWAPGEDVAKLTYFGLFALQHRGQEGAGIGVGNGDRIVVYKDEGLVSQVFDEALLNAFDGDIAVGHTRYTTAGPGDWGNIQPIFTTAVNGTDIAVGHNGNLVNVNHMRSLVDAPEEGSDTTVLTHLLASRMEGEKTLGDAAKEVLPEIRGAFCLVMTDGNTLYAARDTAGVRPLALGRLERGWVVASETCALDLVGASYVRDIEPGEIVTIDASGVRSEIFGKPKRAACVFEHVYLARPDSVVDGRSVQAARIAIGRALAREHPAEADMVMPVPESGNPAAVGYAQESGIPFGHGVVKNTYVGRTFIQPTQSLRQQGIRLKLNPLRHQIEGKRLVVVDDSIVRGNTQRALIRMLREAGAAEVHVRIASPPVKWPCFYGVDFATPGELIANVGDAFTEEEAVAAICTGIGADSLGFVSHEAMVESTEQPAESLCTACFSGHYPLGLPDNSPSAEIVARLQAN
- a CDS encoding aminodeoxychorismate lyase, translated to MASFGSRTPDPVIIIVEPFGGSTRQHNPNLPFIFGDDAAVTRGDGIFETLLVAGGHVANFDRHFARFTSSAKRLGLPAPQLESWKKASAEAVEAWQATFPGMSPGDVPPAKCVWTYSRGRAATGLPTAWITINPIAPEVLEQRESGIAVMTGPRGIDPQADASVPWAMSSAKTLNYATNMAALRYAKSQGFDDFIFTDSNPDNPRVLEGATSTVVIAKKNGRLRTPSTGADVLKGTTQAALFEAAQEAGWKVKEKTIYLSDLYNAESVWLVSSVRMGARVTRLNDTVLPEPDNAAEIQELITKALQA
- the purM gene encoding phosphoribosylformylglycinamidine cyclo-ligase, with translation MSENTASYAAAGVDIEAGDQAVDLIKPLAAAATRPEVRGGLGGFAGLFALGKYKEPLLAAGSDGVGTKLAVAQAMDKHDTIGIDLVAMCVDDLVVCGAEPLFLQDYIAVGKVVPEHIAQIVSGIAEGCKQAGAALLGGETAEHPGVMEPGDYDVSATAVGVVEADELLGPDKVRPGDVLIGMRASGLHSNGYSLARYVLLEKAGLPLDGHVEELGRTLGEELLEPTRIYAKDCLALAAECDISTFCHVTGGGLAGNLARVIPNGLQATVNRGAWTPHQIFRTIESVGSVPQEEMEKTFNMGIGMVAVVGHQDRDRALAMLAARHIDAVEIGAVEEAPEGDSTKVVMQGFHPGY
- a CDS encoding YgfZ/GcvT domain-containing protein, whose translation is MTFPTPENYSSPLLQRRGAVTALAEAPQLAPLDCRGVAWHYGAPLEEQRALDRGPIVVDRSHRAVMAITGEDAPTFLNNLLSQKLDTLRPGDTAAALDLDIQGHILHQMRISLIDDTFYLDTPATQAATLLDFLRKMVFWSKVDIDPTDLGTLTVLGSAEELTELPAGFSRAVEWNGPARRDYFVPRDELGAAVRALEAAGCSLAGLMAYTAERVKALEPELGADLDGKSIPHEVPHLIGRADRVGAVHLEKGCYRGQETVARVENLGRSPRLLVLLHLDGSAPDETVPGSDITAAGAKRAVGRIGTVVHDVDYGPIALALMKRSALDSEGLAVGNVAVAVDKDSIAGDEQSLAGREAIAKLRGTTPRP